A section of the Rhizomicrobium sp. genome encodes:
- a CDS encoding MFS transporter — MSTIGLKNTHPVVFLLLCTPFGASNGYLVVTLGFLLSQAGVSVGAIAGLIALSLVPQTWKFFWAPIVDTTLNSKTWYFLAAVVCAVTLGAIGFFPITKAGLFAITVLVVANSTATTFLAMAAENLMAHATSEDQKGRAAGWYQAGNLGGSGIGGGGALWLAQHFSYAWLPGAAMAALFLACCIALLFIAEPPTDHRHASYFRSLAGVAQDVWNTAKSRAGYLALLICFLPIGSGAASNLWASVAGDWHANADTVALVNGVLGGIVSAIGCVVGGYLCDRMDRKFAYALFGVFLAAVALAMAAAARSAQMFVTFTLLYAFIQGFNYASFSAVVLEAIGRGAAATKYNIYAALSNVPIMYMTTVEGIAFGRWHAEGLLLADALSGLAAILFFFAVAAGTRPRAAVAA, encoded by the coding sequence GTGAGCACAATCGGGCTTAAGAATACCCATCCCGTCGTCTTTCTGTTGCTTTGCACGCCGTTCGGCGCGTCCAACGGCTATCTGGTCGTGACGCTGGGCTTCCTGCTGTCGCAAGCCGGCGTCAGCGTCGGCGCGATCGCCGGACTGATCGCGCTCAGCCTCGTGCCGCAGACCTGGAAGTTCTTCTGGGCGCCCATCGTCGATACGACCCTGAACAGCAAGACCTGGTATTTCCTCGCCGCCGTGGTCTGCGCCGTCACGCTGGGCGCCATCGGCTTCTTCCCGATCACCAAGGCGGGTCTTTTCGCCATCACCGTGCTCGTCGTCGCGAACAGCACCGCCACGACATTCCTCGCCATGGCGGCCGAGAACCTGATGGCGCATGCCACCTCGGAAGACCAGAAAGGCCGCGCCGCCGGCTGGTACCAGGCGGGCAATCTCGGCGGCTCGGGCATCGGCGGCGGCGGCGCGCTGTGGCTGGCGCAGCATTTTTCCTATGCGTGGCTGCCCGGCGCCGCCATGGCCGCGCTGTTCCTGGCCTGCTGCATCGCTTTGCTGTTCATCGCCGAACCGCCGACCGATCACCGGCACGCCTCCTATTTCCGCAGCCTGGCGGGCGTCGCGCAGGACGTCTGGAACACGGCGAAGTCCCGCGCCGGCTATCTGGCGCTGCTGATCTGCTTCCTGCCGATCGGCTCGGGCGCGGCATCCAACCTCTGGGCGTCCGTCGCGGGCGACTGGCATGCCAACGCCGACACCGTCGCGCTCGTCAACGGCGTCTTGGGCGGCATCGTATCGGCCATAGGCTGCGTGGTGGGCGGCTATCTCTGCGACCGGATGGACCGCAAATTCGCCTATGCCCTGTTCGGCGTGTTTCTTGCCGCGGTCGCGCTGGCAATGGCCGCGGCGGCACGCTCGGCGCAGATGTTCGTCACCTTCACTCTGCTCTACGCCTTCATCCAGGGCTTCAACTACGCCTCGTTCAGCGCCGTGGTCCTGGAAGCCATCGGACGCGGCGCGGCGGCGACGAAGTACAACATCTACGCAGCGCTTTCGAACGTGCCGATCATGTACATGACCACTGTCGAAGGCATCGCCTTCGGCCGCTGGCACGCCGAGGGCCTGCTGCTCGCCGATGCCTTGTCGGGACTGGCGGCCATCCTCTTCTTCTTCGCGGTCGCGGCCGGGACGCGTCCGCGCGCCGCCGTCGCCGCCTGA
- a CDS encoding YdiU family protein, with protein sequence MSELSVAEADRVAPPVFAFDNSYARLPERFYARQAPTPVAAPRLIRVNAELARRLGIDPARLASAEGVAALAGNRVPAGAEPIAMAYAGHQFGNWVPRLGDGRAVLLGEVVGRDGIRYDIQLKGSGPTPFSRNGDGRAALGPVLREYIVSEAMAALGIPTTRTLAAVTTGERMLRQEGMLPGAVLTRVSRSHVRVGTFEYFGNRGDTEGVRALADYVIARLYPEVARGDYRALLDAVIARTASLVARWQLVGFIHGVMNTDNTSIAGETIDYGPCAFLDAYDPAKVFSSIDQGGRYAFGNQPRIAQWNLVRFAQALLPLLGEDEDGAIKTAQAAIDAYPARFEAAYYEGLRAKFGFGQAYDDDLPLIGEFLRHMADGRADFTLTFRRLGDSAGDAGAVEDLRALFDNAAALDVWLDKWRARLALEHVAPAERAAAMRAVNPAFIPRNHRVEAAIVAAQDKDDYAPFEELLTVLSKPYDDQPEFAAYRAAPKPDELVLQTFCGT encoded by the coding sequence ATGAGCGAGCTTTCCGTTGCAGAGGCCGATCGCGTCGCGCCGCCGGTCTTTGCGTTCGACAACAGCTATGCGCGGCTGCCGGAGCGGTTCTATGCGCGGCAGGCGCCGACGCCGGTCGCCGCGCCGCGCCTGATCCGCGTCAACGCCGAACTCGCGCGGCGGCTTGGGATCGATCCCGCGCGTCTCGCCTCGGCGGAGGGCGTCGCGGCGCTGGCCGGCAACCGCGTTCCCGCGGGCGCCGAGCCGATCGCCATGGCCTATGCCGGCCATCAATTCGGCAATTGGGTGCCGCGCCTGGGCGACGGCCGCGCCGTCCTGCTGGGCGAGGTCGTGGGGCGCGACGGCATCCGCTACGACATTCAGCTCAAGGGCTCCGGTCCGACGCCGTTCTCGCGCAACGGCGACGGCCGCGCCGCTTTGGGGCCGGTGCTGCGCGAATACATCGTCAGCGAGGCGATGGCGGCGCTCGGCATTCCCACGACGCGCACGCTGGCGGCGGTGACGACGGGCGAACGCATGCTCCGCCAGGAGGGCATGCTGCCCGGCGCGGTGCTGACACGGGTATCGCGCAGCCATGTGCGGGTCGGCACGTTCGAATATTTCGGCAATCGCGGCGATACGGAAGGCGTGCGCGCGCTCGCGGACTATGTGATCGCGCGGCTCTATCCCGAGGTGGCGCGGGGCGACTATCGCGCGCTGCTGGACGCGGTCATCGCGCGGACGGCGAGCCTGGTGGCGCGCTGGCAGCTTGTCGGCTTCATCCATGGCGTGATGAACACGGACAATACCTCCATCGCGGGCGAGACGATCGATTACGGCCCCTGTGCCTTCCTGGACGCCTACGACCCGGCGAAGGTGTTCAGCTCCATCGACCAGGGCGGCCGCTATGCCTTCGGCAACCAGCCGCGCATCGCCCAGTGGAACCTGGTGCGCTTCGCGCAGGCCCTGCTGCCATTGCTGGGCGAAGACGAGGACGGCGCGATCAAGACGGCGCAAGCGGCGATCGATGCCTATCCGGCGCGGTTCGAGGCGGCCTATTACGAAGGCCTGCGGGCGAAGTTCGGATTCGGCCAGGCCTATGACGACGACCTGCCGCTGATCGGCGAATTCCTCCGCCACATGGCGGACGGCCGCGCCGATTTCACGCTGACCTTCCGCCGGCTCGGCGATAGCGCGGGCGATGCGGGCGCGGTCGAGGATTTGCGCGCGCTGTTCGACAATGCCGCGGCGCTCGACGTCTGGCTCGACAAATGGCGGGCGCGGCTGGCGCTGGAGCATGTCGCGCCGGCGGAGCGGGCGGCCGCCATGCGTGCCGTCAATCCGGCCTTCATTCCGCGCAACCATCGCGTCGAGGCGGCCATCGTCGCGGCCCAGGACAAGGACGACTATGCGCCGTTCGAGGAACTGCTGACGGTCCTGTCGAAGCCCTATGACGACCAGCCGGAATTTGCCGCCTATAGGGCGGCGCCCAAGCCGGACGAACTCGTGCTGCAGACCTTCTGCGGCACCTGA
- a CDS encoding DUF885 family protein, whose product MLSRREFLASTAAGALAAQPIPLQAASGEAARLDALLDAIFQETLRQNPEGATQLGFDKGPNADLKSRLRDESPAGIAAAKARTADQLRRLRQIDATALTGLDRVNYDTLLYTRESAAAINAFDFGGTSYGPSPYVVSQLTGAYQSVPDFLDTKHRIDVASDADAYLARLGAFAGQIAGNTERMRHDAAQGVVPPDFLLDRALEQMTATRTTADKSLLVTSIARRAKEKGLGDDYPAKAAAIYDAQIGPALDGLIAETKMLRAAAVHDAGLWRFAQGEAFYAAALRSTTTTGLSPDAIHRLGLDQGKEIAARIDTLLQKQGMTQGTVGERILALYQQEVYPNTDDGKAQCIAYCNQRLAEIRPHLPSVFRRLPDYKFEVRRVPLQTEPGAASAFSQAPTLDGTRPGIVYFNLHDSAEWPKWCLSTTVFHEGLPGHQLEGGLALANTNLPLIRKITGFSGYAEGWALYAEQLADEIGMYDDDPLGRIGYLKFQLFRANRCVVDTGVHHLKWSREQAVRYFVEHGGDAPGFAAREVERYCATPGQACSYKLGHTVWTKARERARTALGAKYDIKDFHEAGLDCGRVPLDVLDGVIDRYIAAKAAG is encoded by the coding sequence ATGCTCAGCCGCCGCGAATTCCTCGCCTCGACCGCCGCCGGCGCGCTCGCCGCGCAACCGATACCGCTCCAGGCCGCGTCCGGCGAGGCGGCCAGGCTCGATGCGCTGCTCGATGCCATCTTCCAGGAGACGCTGCGGCAGAACCCGGAGGGCGCGACGCAGCTCGGCTTCGACAAGGGACCGAACGCCGACCTCAAGAGCAGGCTGCGCGATGAATCGCCCGCCGGCATCGCCGCCGCGAAGGCGCGGACCGCCGACCAGCTCCGCCGCCTCAGGCAGATCGACGCGACCGCGCTGACCGGCCTGGACCGGGTGAACTACGATACCCTTCTTTACACACGGGAGTCGGCGGCCGCGATCAACGCTTTCGATTTCGGCGGCACGTCCTACGGCCCCTCGCCCTATGTGGTGAGCCAGCTCACCGGCGCCTACCAGTCGGTGCCCGATTTCCTCGACACCAAGCACCGTATCGACGTCGCGTCCGATGCCGACGCCTATCTCGCGCGGCTGGGCGCCTTCGCCGGTCAGATCGCCGGCAACACCGAGCGCATGCGGCACGACGCGGCGCAAGGCGTCGTGCCGCCGGACTTCCTGCTCGACCGCGCGCTGGAGCAGATGACCGCGACGCGCACCACCGCCGACAAGTCGCTTCTCGTCACGTCCATCGCGCGCCGCGCGAAGGAGAAAGGCCTTGGCGACGACTATCCGGCGAAGGCCGCCGCGATCTACGACGCGCAGATCGGCCCGGCGCTGGACGGGCTGATCGCGGAGACCAAGATGCTGCGCGCCGCCGCCGTGCACGATGCGGGCCTGTGGCGGTTCGCCCAGGGCGAGGCGTTCTACGCCGCGGCGCTGCGTTCCACGACGACGACCGGCCTTTCGCCCGACGCGATCCATCGGCTCGGCCTCGACCAGGGCAAGGAGATCGCGGCGCGGATCGACACGCTCCTGCAAAAGCAGGGCATGACGCAGGGCACGGTCGGCGAGCGCATCCTCGCGCTCTATCAGCAGGAGGTCTATCCCAACACCGACGACGGCAAGGCGCAGTGCATCGCCTATTGCAACCAGCGGCTGGCCGAGATCCGCCCGCACCTGCCGAGCGTCTTCCGGCGCCTGCCGGATTACAAATTCGAAGTCCGCCGCGTGCCGCTGCAGACCGAACCCGGTGCGGCCTCGGCCTTCTCGCAGGCGCCGACGCTCGACGGCACGCGCCCCGGCATCGTCTATTTCAATCTGCACGACAGCGCCGAATGGCCCAAATGGTGCCTCTCCACGACGGTCTTCCACGAGGGCCTGCCCGGCCATCAGCTCGAGGGCGGGCTCGCGCTTGCCAATACGAACCTGCCGCTGATTCGCAAGATCACCGGCTTCTCGGGCTATGCCGAAGGCTGGGCGCTCTACGCCGAACAGCTCGCCGACGAGATCGGCATGTATGACGACGATCCCCTGGGCCGCATCGGCTATCTGAAATTCCAGCTCTTCCGCGCCAACCGCTGCGTCGTTGACACCGGCGTCCATCACCTGAAATGGAGCCGCGAACAGGCGGTCCGCTATTTCGTCGAGCATGGCGGCGACGCACCCGGTTTCGCCGCGCGCGAGGTCGAGCGCTATTGCGCCACGCCCGGACAGGCGTGCAGCTACAAGCTCGGCCACACCGTATGGACGAAGGCACGCGAGCGCGCGCGCACCGCGCTCGGCGCGAAATACGACATCAAGGACTTCCACGAAGCCGGCCTCGACTGCGGCCGGGTGCCGCTCGACGTGCTCGACGGCGTGATCGACCGCTATATCGCGGCGAAGGCCGCGGGCTGA
- a CDS encoding DUF6491 family protein, which translates to MKLPIFIFASALGLALTGAAARADEPPAPTKAPACFLVSNFENWKAADAKTINVRVNLHQYYRLDLAASCPALLWPSAYLITEWHGTNSVCSAIDWDIKVAQSPGGIQSACIVKTMTPLTSAEAAAIPKKFKP; encoded by the coding sequence ATGAAGCTACCGATTTTCATCTTCGCTTCTGCTCTCGGTCTGGCGCTGACGGGGGCCGCCGCCCGCGCCGACGAGCCGCCGGCACCGACGAAGGCTCCGGCCTGTTTCCTGGTCAGCAATTTCGAGAATTGGAAGGCCGCGGACGCCAAGACGATCAATGTCCGGGTGAACCTGCACCAATATTATCGCCTGGATCTGGCCGCGTCCTGCCCGGCGCTGCTGTGGCCGTCCGCCTATCTCATCACCGAATGGCACGGCACCAACTCGGTGTGTTCCGCGATCGACTGGGACATCAAGGTGGCGCAGAGCCCGGGCGGCATCCAGTCCGCCTGCATCGTCAAGACGATGACGCCGCTCACCTCGGCCGAGGCCGCCGCCATCCCGAAGAAGTTCAAGCCGTAA
- a CDS encoding p-hydroxycinnamoyl CoA hydratase/lyase, translating to MSEPTFTTVSYSIDSGIGWLRFARPAKRNAMSPTLNREMALALDHLEFRDDVGVLVLTGEGEAWSAGMDLKEYFRETEAQGLSGTRRAQRAAYTWWRQLRWYQKPTIAMVNGWCFGGGYGPLFACDLAFAAEEAKFGLSEINWGILPGGGATKVATELMPMRDAMYHALTGEMIDGRKAAEWRLVNEAVPLAKLEARVREVAQVLLQKNPVTLKAAKDAVRRVREMTYENAEDYLIRAQEAANSFDDVGRKEGIRQFIDDKTYKPGLAPYDKAKRR from the coding sequence GTGTCCGAACCCACCTTCACCACCGTCTCCTATTCCATCGACAGCGGCATCGGCTGGCTGCGCTTCGCCCGCCCGGCCAAGCGCAACGCGATGAGCCCGACCCTCAACCGCGAGATGGCCTTGGCGCTCGACCATCTCGAATTCCGCGACGATGTCGGCGTGCTGGTGCTGACCGGCGAGGGCGAGGCCTGGTCCGCCGGCATGGACCTCAAGGAATATTTCCGCGAGACCGAGGCGCAGGGCCTCTCCGGTACGCGGCGCGCCCAGCGCGCGGCCTATACCTGGTGGCGCCAGCTGCGCTGGTACCAGAAGCCGACCATCGCGATGGTCAATGGCTGGTGCTTCGGCGGCGGCTACGGTCCGCTTTTCGCCTGCGACCTCGCCTTCGCGGCGGAGGAGGCGAAGTTCGGCCTCAGCGAGATCAATTGGGGCATCCTGCCCGGCGGCGGCGCGACCAAGGTCGCCACCGAGCTGATGCCGATGCGCGATGCGATGTATCATGCGCTTACCGGCGAGATGATCGACGGCAGGAAAGCGGCCGAGTGGCGCCTCGTCAACGAGGCGGTGCCGCTGGCCAAGCTCGAGGCGCGGGTGCGCGAGGTGGCGCAGGTTCTGCTGCAGAAGAATCCCGTGACCCTGAAGGCTGCCAAGGATGCGGTGCGGCGCGTGCGCGAGATGACCTATGAAAACGCCGAAGACTATCTGATCCGCGCCCAGGAAGCGGCCAACAGCTTCGACGATGTCGGCCGCAAGGAAGGCATAAGGCAATTCATCGACGACAAGACCTACAAGCCGGGCCTCGCCCCTTACGACAAGGCGAAGCGGCGCTGA
- a CDS encoding VOC family protein: MAHLNFGQPDKGIMQMAYVVKDLRAAIDEWVKRLNVGPWFVLDHFTGVDPVYRGKPSKADITLAMSFAGHMNIELIQPNDDHPSVYKELIDRSGHGFHHWGIASADFAGDLARYEAMGMEVAFRLGVPTGGEVAYLETKGALPGFVELIETSPGMERAFGGFYGAALTWDGTNPVRSFG; encoded by the coding sequence ATGGCGCATCTGAATTTCGGCCAGCCCGACAAGGGCATCATGCAGATGGCCTATGTCGTGAAGGACCTGCGCGCGGCGATCGACGAATGGGTCAAGCGCCTGAACGTCGGGCCGTGGTTCGTGCTCGATCATTTCACCGGCGTCGATCCGGTCTATCGCGGCAAGCCGTCCAAGGCCGATATCACCCTGGCGATGTCGTTCGCCGGGCACATGAACATCGAGCTGATCCAGCCCAATGACGATCATCCGTCCGTCTACAAGGAGCTGATCGACAGAAGCGGCCACGGCTTCCACCATTGGGGCATCGCGAGCGCCGATTTCGCCGGCGACCTGGCGCGCTACGAGGCGATGGGCATGGAGGTCGCGTTCCGCCTCGGCGTGCCGACCGGCGGCGAGGTGGCGTATCTCGAAACCAAGGGTGCGCTGCCGGGCTTCGTCGAGTTGATCGAAACCAGCCCCGGCATGGAGCGCGCCTTCGGCGGCTTCTATGGCGCCGCGTTGACCTGGGATGGCACCAACCCCGTCCGTTCCTTCGGCTAA
- the fdhF gene encoding formate dehydrogenase subunit alpha produces MSLIEDIDYGTPASKAGKRVRVSIDGKTLDVPEGTSIMRAAMEAGVAVPKLCATDNVKAFGSCRLCLVEIDGRPGTPASCTTPVAGGMKVRTQSERLKKLRRGVMELYISDHPLDCLTCAANGDCELQDMASAVGLREIRYGYTGDNHLEDTKDESNPYFTYDPSKCIVCSRCVRACEEVQGTFALTIGARGFESRVTAGAAEDFFDSECVSCGACVQACPTATLIEKSVIAIGQPEHSAVTTCAYCGVGCTFKAEMRGEEVVRMVPHKDGKANHGHSCVKGRFAWGYAQHKDRILKPMIRANIADPWREVSWDEAFAHTASEFKRIQAKYGRNALGGITSSRCTNEEAYLVQKLVRHVFGNNNVDTCARVCHSPTGYGLKTAFGTSAGTQDFDSVEQADVILVIGANPTDGHPVFASRMKKRLREGAKLIVIDPRRIDLVHTPHVAADYHLPLKPGTNVAMLTALAHVIVTEGLVAKDFVRERGDAESFAEWSAFVADPSRSPEATEIFTGVPADLVRGAARLYAKGPNSAIYYGLGVTEHSQGSTTVMAIANLAMATGNIGREGVGVNPLRGQNNVQGACDMGSFPHELSGYRHVSDEAARALFESVWGGALDHEPGLRIPNMLDAAVEGRFKGIYIQGEDILQSDPNTKHVMAGLAAMECVVVHDLFLNETADYAHVFLPGSTFLEKDGTFTNAERRIQRVRKVMAPKAGLADWEVTLRLAEAMGIPMPYDHPSQIMDEIARLTPTFTGVSYEKLEEMGSIQWPCNDRAPEGTPVMHIGNFVRGKGNFVLTEYVATDEKVGPRFPLLLTTGRILSQYNVGAQTRRTANVAWHQEDRLEIHPHDAEERGIRDGDWVKLQSRAGSTALRALVSDRMAPGVVYTTFHHPGTQANVVTTEYSDWATNCPEYKVTAVQVAPSNGPTEWQDAYRKHSSESRQIAAPVAAAE; encoded by the coding sequence ATGAGTCTGATCGAGGACATCGACTACGGAACCCCCGCCTCCAAGGCGGGCAAGCGCGTGCGCGTTTCCATCGACGGCAAGACGCTCGACGTGCCCGAAGGCACCTCGATCATGCGCGCGGCGATGGAGGCCGGCGTCGCCGTCCCCAAGCTCTGCGCGACCGACAACGTCAAGGCCTTCGGCTCCTGCCGGCTCTGCCTCGTCGAGATCGACGGCCGGCCGGGCACGCCGGCCTCCTGCACGACGCCGGTGGCCGGGGGCATGAAAGTGCGCACGCAGTCGGAGCGGCTGAAGAAGCTGCGCCGCGGCGTGATGGAGCTCTATATCTCCGACCATCCGCTGGATTGCCTGACCTGCGCCGCCAATGGCGACTGCGAATTGCAGGACATGGCGAGCGCGGTCGGCCTGCGCGAGATCCGCTACGGCTATACCGGCGACAATCATCTGGAAGACACGAAGGACGAGTCCAACCCGTATTTTACCTATGACCCGTCGAAATGCATCGTCTGCTCGCGTTGCGTGCGGGCCTGCGAGGAAGTGCAGGGCACTTTCGCGCTGACCATCGGGGCGCGCGGCTTTGAATCGCGCGTCACGGCCGGCGCGGCCGAAGACTTCTTCGATTCCGAATGCGTCTCCTGCGGCGCCTGCGTGCAGGCCTGCCCGACCGCGACGCTGATCGAGAAATCCGTCATCGCCATCGGCCAGCCGGAGCATTCCGCGGTCACGACCTGCGCTTATTGCGGCGTCGGCTGCACCTTCAAGGCGGAGATGCGCGGCGAGGAAGTCGTGCGCATGGTGCCGCACAAGGACGGCAAGGCCAATCACGGCCATTCCTGCGTCAAGGGCCGCTTCGCCTGGGGCTATGCCCAGCACAAGGACCGCATCCTGAAGCCCATGATCCGCGCGAACATCGCCGATCCGTGGCGCGAGGTAAGCTGGGACGAGGCGTTCGCCCATACGGCGTCGGAATTCAAGCGCATCCAGGCGAAATATGGCCGGAACGCGCTCGGCGGCATCACGTCGTCGCGCTGCACCAACGAAGAGGCCTATCTCGTCCAGAAGCTGGTGCGCCACGTCTTCGGCAACAACAATGTCGACACCTGCGCCCGCGTCTGCCACTCGCCCACCGGCTACGGCCTCAAGACGGCGTTCGGAACCTCGGCCGGGACGCAGGATTTCGATTCCGTCGAGCAGGCGGACGTCATCCTGGTCATCGGCGCCAACCCGACCGACGGCCATCCCGTCTTCGCCTCGCGCATGAAGAAGCGGCTGCGCGAGGGCGCCAAGCTGATCGTGATCGATCCGCGCCGCATCGACCTGGTGCACACGCCGCATGTCGCCGCCGACTATCACCTGCCGCTGAAGCCCGGCACCAATGTCGCGATGCTGACCGCGCTGGCGCATGTCATCGTGACCGAAGGGCTGGTCGCCAAGGATTTCGTGCGCGAGCGCGGCGATGCCGAGTCCTTTGCCGAATGGTCGGCCTTCGTCGCCGATCCGTCGCGCAGCCCGGAAGCGACGGAAATCTTCACCGGCGTGCCGGCGGATCTGGTGCGCGGCGCCGCGCGGCTCTACGCGAAAGGGCCCAACTCCGCGATCTATTACGGGCTCGGCGTGACCGAGCACAGCCAGGGCAGCACGACCGTCATGGCCATCGCCAATCTCGCCATGGCGACCGGCAATATCGGCCGAGAGGGCGTCGGCGTGAATCCGCTGCGCGGCCAGAACAATGTCCAGGGCGCGTGCGACATGGGCTCGTTTCCGCATGAGCTCTCCGGCTACCGCCATGTCTCGGACGAGGCGGCGCGCGCCTTGTTCGAATCCGTCTGGGGCGGCGCGCTCGACCACGAGCCTGGGCTGCGTATCCCCAACATGCTCGATGCGGCCGTCGAGGGCCGCTTCAAGGGCATCTACATCCAGGGCGAGGACATCCTGCAATCCGATCCCAACACCAAGCACGTCATGGCCGGCCTCGCGGCGATGGAATGCGTCGTGGTGCACGACCTGTTCCTCAACGAGACCGCCGACTATGCGCATGTCTTCCTGCCGGGCTCGACCTTCCTGGAGAAGGACGGCACCTTCACCAATGCCGAACGGCGTATCCAGCGCGTGCGCAAGGTGATGGCGCCGAAGGCCGGCCTCGCCGACTGGGAAGTCACGCTAAGGCTGGCGGAGGCGATGGGCATTCCCATGCCTTACGATCATCCGTCGCAGATCATGGACGAGATCGCGCGCCTCACGCCGACCTTCACGGGCGTCAGCTACGAGAAGCTGGAGGAAATGGGGTCTATCCAGTGGCCGTGCAACGACAGGGCACCGGAAGGAACGCCGGTGATGCATATCGGCAATTTCGTGCGCGGCAAGGGCAATTTCGTGCTGACGGAATATGTCGCGACGGACGAGAAGGTCGGTCCGCGCTTCCCGCTGCTGCTCACCACCGGACGTATCCTCAGCCAATATAATGTCGGCGCCCAGACGCGCCGCACCGCCAATGTGGCATGGCATCAGGAAGACCGGCTGGAGATCCATCCGCACGATGCCGAGGAGCGCGGCATCCGCGACGGCGACTGGGTCAAGCTGCAGAGCCGTGCGGGCTCGACCGCGCTGCGCGCCCTGGTCTCGGACCGCATGGCGCCGGGCGTCGTCTACACGACGTTCCACCATCCCGGCACCCAGGCCAATGTCGTGACGACCGAGTATTCCGACTGGGCGACCAACTGCCCGGAATACAAGGTGACCGCGGTCCAGGTTGCGCCGTCCAACGGCCCGACCGAATGGCAGGACGCCTATCGCAAGCACAGCAGCGAGAGCCGGCAGATCGCCGCACCCGTGGCCGCCGCGGAATAG
- a CDS encoding NADH-ubiquinone oxidoreductase-F iron-sulfur binding region domain-containing protein, translating to MTIRARLSHDTASVALGGKAVARALREAGVEIVPVGSRGMFWLEPFLEVQTASGWRAFGPVAATDVPGILEAVRVAGTHPLSPGRIEDHPFLEAQMRLTFARCGSVDPASLQDYETAGGLAGLKRAIEIGPKAIREEILASGLRGRGGAGFPAGIKWNGAAEAPGDVKYVVCNADEGDSGTYADRMLMEGDPFLLIEGMAIAAVATGSTRGFIYIRSEYPLAIAAMRRAIAVAEDTGLLGASILGSAFAFDLEVRVGAGSYVCGEETALLESIEGRRGQVRAKPPLPVHAGLFGKPTVINNVLTFAAAPTVLTQGAGFYRDLGVGRSRGTMPIQLAGDIKHGGLFETPFGVTLGELVNDIGGGTASGRPIRAVQVGGPLGAYFPPSLFDTPFDYEAFTAKGGLIGHGGIVVFNDTVDMAHQARFAMEFCAVESCGKCTPCRIGSVRGTETIDRLLKGPDKAAQMALLRDLCDTMKSGSLCALGGFVPYPVLSAIDHFPEDFVAR from the coding sequence GTGACGATCCGCGCCCGCCTCTCGCACGACACGGCCTCCGTCGCGCTTGGCGGCAAGGCGGTGGCGCGCGCGCTGCGCGAGGCCGGGGTCGAGATCGTGCCGGTGGGTTCGCGCGGAATGTTCTGGCTCGAACCCTTTCTCGAAGTGCAGACGGCGTCGGGCTGGCGGGCCTTCGGGCCGGTCGCGGCGACGGACGTTCCGGGCATTCTCGAGGCCGTGCGTGTTGCGGGCACGCATCCCCTGTCGCCGGGCCGGATCGAGGATCATCCCTTCCTCGAGGCGCAGATGCGGCTGACCTTCGCGCGCTGCGGCTCGGTCGATCCGGCATCGCTTCAGGACTACGAGACGGCAGGCGGGTTGGCGGGGTTGAAGCGCGCCATCGAGATCGGGCCCAAGGCAATCCGCGAGGAGATTTTGGCGTCCGGCCTTCGTGGCCGGGGCGGCGCGGGTTTTCCGGCCGGAATCAAATGGAACGGCGCGGCGGAGGCGCCGGGTGACGTCAAATACGTCGTGTGCAATGCCGACGAAGGCGATTCCGGCACCTACGCCGACCGCATGCTGATGGAAGGCGATCCCTTCCTGCTGATCGAGGGCATGGCCATCGCCGCGGTCGCGACGGGGTCGACCAGGGGATTCATCTATATCCGTTCGGAATATCCGCTCGCCATCGCCGCGATGCGGCGCGCCATCGCGGTGGCGGAGGACACGGGATTGCTCGGCGCGAGCATCCTCGGCAGCGCCTTTGCCTTCGATCTCGAAGTCCGCGTCGGCGCGGGGTCTTATGTCTGCGGCGAGGAAACAGCGCTGCTCGAAAGCATCGAGGGGCGGCGCGGCCAGGTGCGCGCCAAGCCGCCGCTGCCGGTGCATGCCGGCCTGTTCGGCAAGCCGACGGTCATCAACAACGTGCTGACCTTCGCCGCCGCGCCGACCGTCCTGACCCAGGGCGCCGGCTTCTATCGCGATCTCGGCGTCGGCCGGTCGCGCGGCACCATGCCGATCCAGCTTGCCGGCGACATCAAACATGGCGGGCTGTTCGAGACGCCGTTCGGCGTCACGCTGGGCGAATTGGTAAACGACATCGGCGGCGGCACGGCGAGCGGCCGTCCCATCCGGGCCGTGCAGGTCGGCGGGCCGCTGGGCGCCTATTTCCCACCTTCGCTGTTCGATACGCCCTTCGACTATGAGGCGTTCACCGCGAAGGGCGGCCTGATCGGCCATGGCGGGATCGTGGTCTTCAACGACACCGTGGACATGGCGCACCAGGCACGCTTCGCGATGGAATTCTGCGCCGTCGAGAGTTGCGGGAAATGCACGCCCTGCCGCATCGGCTCGGTGCGGGGGACGGAGACCATCGACCGCCTTCTCAAGGGACCGGACAAGGCCGCGCAAATGGCGCTGCTGCGCGATTTGTGCGATACTATGAAGTCCGGATCGCTCTGTGCGCTGGGCGGCTTCGTGCCCTATCCGGTCCTCAGCGCCATCGATCATTTTCCGGAGGATTTTGTCGCGCGATGA